From the genome of Pungitius pungitius chromosome 20, fPunPun2.1, whole genome shotgun sequence:
CATCAAGATCAATATTACTATCATGTCTGCCCACGATGAAGCTCGAGCCAGCAGCTACcaagttagctagctagcttagcataaaggaaATATAGTAGGGGGGGACCAGACCTCTCgaggagatggaaaaaaaagaaatgtgtccaGCAGCACCTCTACAGCAATTAACTTGATTCATCTCGTTGGGTtgataaaagtaaaagtaaaagtgaagctgttttcttctgctttcaTTGTTTGTGCAAAGCTAATCATCTGCTAGCTCTTCACATTAAGCATACAGGCGTAGTTTCTCTCCGGATAAGTGAAAGGTCTACGACACAATCTAAGCTAATAAACTTTTTCCAAACTCGACCCTTCTGTCAACTCAAGATAGGACCCGGTGTCACGGTAGATACTTAGAGCATTAAGGCTAAGTCAACCATTTTTTTGTGACCccatatgaatataaatgtgtgtctgtgcgtataTGAATACACATTTATACCTGCTGCAGCACTACAAACATCTGAGACACATTTATAGGACAATAGTCCCCTTTTATAGGATCCACTCTGTAACTCACCGTCTTGGGGGACAGATGTGGCCGGTGATGTGTTATGGATAATGTGGACTCCAGTGTTGACTCGCACTCTCTTGAATGCGACTGCAGCCTTTGGAAATGCTGCGCCTTTTCTGTGCTTTTGGTTACCTTGGCAACAAATGATGCAGGGAGGAAAGAATAACAACAgagccaaacaaaaaaaacaacaaaaaaaaacaagggatgACGTGAATAAAGGGATGCGTACATcacagaacaaagaaaagagtaaaaagaaagaCTAGTTTAAAGATGGTGGCGTAGGAGAGGGACGAGAATAACACAAGTATGAGGATGAGCAAAATTATAGGCTGGAACATCTGGGTGGAGGAAGAGTGGAGGGACCAACCGGCAGGTTGGATTTAgtgagaaaagggaagaaacagaATCAGCGTAAAACTCTGTGCGACATTTTTAATAGCACCAATGAACCTTCCGGATGCACATCTCACCGACAGCGGCTCCTCGTCGCCCCTGTCCTCGAGCCTCGGCACCTCCAGCCGCTCGATGAAGGTCTGCAGCTCCTTGCGGAAGGCCTTCATCTGGGCGTTAATGCGATACAGCAGCTCGTGTTCCCTGATCCTGCTCCCGTCCTCCTCTCCGccgtcctcccctcccctcccgaaCATCAGGTCGCCGTTGGAGACGAACACCCTCGCCTCCGAGATGACGGCGGCCGTGTCGGCGATGAGCCGGTCCACGGTCCGGGCGAGCCTCTCCGCCTCCGCGCGGATGTCCGTCACGTGCTGCCTCTCGCGCAGGCCGCACCGGCCGCCGGGCAGGAAGCGGGccaaggcggaggaggaggaggaggaggaggaggcggcggcgcccTCGGGTCCGGTCGGGGTGTAGAGGCCCCGGGTGGGCGTCAGGCAGCGGCTGCTCCCGTTATTGTTCCTGACCTCGTCCGAGTCGCTTTCGCCGCCCACGGGGCCCTCGCGTTTGCGGTGCGGGGGGACGAGGCGGGAGGAGTTGGAGTCCTCGTCGCTCTCCCGCCGGCCGCCGGCGTCGCTCTCCGCGTCGCTGTCCCGCGGGCTGGCCCTCAGGGAGAGGTGGGAGGCCAGGTCGTAGCGCTGCATGTTGGAGAGCAGCACGCGGTTCTCGTACTGCAGCTGCATCACCTGAAATAAGAAAACACATATGTTGGAGCAACAACAATCGTCAACTTGGTGACCATTTTAtccatcaacttttttttttaaatcatttagtttttagatAATAAGATTTAGATACAAATTGATTAACTTCCTCATTAACTTTTTTGCAAAGGTTTAGTTATTTACTCATGAAAAGCTATAATTTCAGCTATAATTTGTTATTCAAGCAAATATTAGTATGCTAACATCATCAACTCAAATGGGGAAAATGGTAACAAGTTTAGCATCGTaagtgttagcattagcattaagCTCAACACACATGACTGCAGACTCTGACATGGATGAAATCTACAAAAAGGACATGACTATTCCAGGTGATACCTTGCCACTTAGATCGTTAATCTGCAGCCTTGCTGCCTTCAACTCCTCCTGCAGGGCCTCTGCCTTTGCCGCATCAACCCCTCCGCCCGCCGCTCCGCCCCCGTGGCGGCCGCCGCCCTCGTGGGCCTTGAAGCGCAGCTTGTTCAGCTCGGTGGTCACTCTCTTGTTTTGGTCCTCGACGTCGGCCaggttcctcctcagcagctcGGCCTcatcctccaccagctgcagctgctgtcgGAGCTCCGTCTGATCCGAGCCGGCGCCGCCCATCGCTCCGCACCCGGAGCCCCCGGAGCCCTCCGCTTCGCCGCGGAGGTCGTCGAGCTCCGCCCTCAGGCCGCGGTTCTCCACCTGTAGGGCAGGGTGGAGAAAGGCTCGCGTGACTCCCGCTGAGCCAGTATTCCCTCAACAGAACCCGGGCAGCGATGTCTGCTCTTACCTCCAACTCGACTATCTTCCTCCCCAGgatgttggcctcctcctccaccaggcgAAGCCGCAGCTTGAGCTCGGACTCCCGGGTGGTGGGCGGACCCCCGGCCTCTCCTTTAGGGTGGGTGCTGTCCAGCTCACCGTAGAAGGAGCGGTACTTCTGCAGCTCTTGTTCCAGACGGTCCTTCTCTTTGTCAATTTTGGCCGTCTTCTTCCTCATGAGCACCGCTTCCTCCTTGATGAACGCTAGCTGGCACTTGAGGTCCTCGTTGTCCTCCTGGAGCGAAGACACAACACggaaaaatacttttcatgGATTTGAGCCCCTGCGTTGGTCTGCCGTGGTCCGTGAGGTGAGAAGCAAATGTTTGCCTTGAGAAGAATATGCCAGGAGGTGAAGCAGACCTGGAGGATCTGTGGGTTTAATCAACGCTTACTGACCACTTCTCAAGAATATGCGCCAAGGAAGGGAAAAAGATGAATAAGGAAGTCTCCCATCTCCATTGCTCTGGACCACACGGGGTACTCATGCGAGAAAAGTACAGTTGTACATTTGTAAACAACAAGTTCTTACCTCTGTCGGAGTCTGTGCTGGTTTCCTGTCGGTCTTCTGGATGTCcttgcttcctctcctcttttgaGACTGTTGGGATGACGGAGTACGGAAGCAATTGGAAGATAAGCATTTCGATCAATCCCAGAGCAAAAGATGAGTTCTCATTTACGGCATGCCATGAAGTCACACGTGGGTTCGCGTGTCTTCACCTCTTTGGTTTTGTCCAGTTCATTCTGCAGGGCTTGTTTGGTCACCTCAACCTCGATGAGTTTCTGCCTCAGTttctcgttctcctcctccgtctttgtgcgcttctcctccaccttttcCAGCTCGTGGTGCAGCCTCACAGACACGTCCTTCGCTACCTGGATTGTTCAGTCATTGCGAGGATGTAATATTTTAGTATATTTTCACACCAGCTCTGGGGATTTTTATCTTTAACCTTCTAACCATCTCTAACATTTAACTTTACTATCTCCCAGCACAGCATCTAAAGCTACGAATGGCGAATTGTTTCTCGCGACGCAGTGATCACATTCAAAGCTGTCAAACACATCCTTGGGACGGCCCCCAGACGGACACGGAAGAGTCGAGCAAACCTCCCCCATCCCCTCTGCACCTTCAGGTCCTGCTCCAGACTCCTGAGGAGCTCCTCGTCGATCTCTCCCGTCTGGGCGTAGCGGAGCCTCTTCCTCTCGGCCTTCCGCAGGCGGTACTGCAGGATCCGGCAGTTTTTATTGGCCCTCTCCAGCTCACGCCTCATCTCCTGCAGCTGACACGTGTCCTCCTCGTAGAACGTGTCCCGCATCTCGTCCATCTCGGTCCTCATCTCCTCAATTTCACACTGGTGGGTGCGTAGTAAAGATTGTGGGGTCAAGGTTTAGGACCGGGGAAATCTCTGCTGTTTTTGGAGACGACTTTTGAGTTTTGCACTGCAGAGTCAGTGGTGGAGGTTTTGGACTTTAGCCGAATAGAGTCAGCTTCACAAATGTGCacaccatttaaaaataaaaacacacacgcatattaTCTGATTACAAATGCATTTCAGGACTCAACGtcgattttattttgaagcactGTCTTCTACCGACATGCCATCTCCCTTTTGTCCCCCATTTGGACGGGTGAGATAGATTTGATTGATCCTGGCAGTTTGAAATAATCAATAACCAATTAGTAATCTGTAGCCAGTGTATTTTCAATTAAAATCCCAGCCAGCCTTTCTCTTCAGGATGTTCAACAgacatatacatttattttcacttaTACATGGTTCTTCAAACACACAACTAAGCCTCCAACTACAAACATGGATTTCCTGTCATTCCAATATAAAAAAACCCTAATGTGGACTATTTGACAGTGGATTCCGCTGCAGTGATGTATCTATCTACAATAATCATAGTCAGTCGCTGCTCCAGAAATACAACGAATCTGTATCAAACCTTGAGGTCTTCATTTTCGTCCAGCAGTCTCTCCACCTCGTCCTCAAAGGCCTCGTCCTGCTGTGTCACGGACCCCGCCTC
Proteins encoded in this window:
- the LOC119195020 gene encoding protein SOGA3-like, coding for MKPAASGAAEPPSSSSPPPPPPSSPSASPGDNSAGRKRQHRAPPPATTHQGATKRAPRRPARTRSPPPAGRSGGPIAGPRDGLRSADGREREPESRGGAAVRPDGAEAEVVAPTRADAVGEDRTDSSASARRPALRLPCLGGDSLRRPSAGRASSSSAKEGRAPGEEAGRGERSGCGSGLGFRPWRGGCLQAELAQFHLHKRLRTSGASMQTKAEDMGTEEAAAGEPEPAAEATEAGSVTQQDEAFEDEVERLLDENEDLKCEIEEMRTEMDEMRDTFYEEDTCQLQEMRRELERANKNCRILQYRLRKAERKRLRYAQTGEIDEELLRSLEQDLKVAKDVSVRLHHELEKVEEKRTKTEEENEKLRQKLIEVEVTKQALQNELDKTKESQKRRGSKDIQKTDRKPAQTPTEEDNEDLKCQLAFIKEEAVLMRKKTAKIDKEKDRLEQELQKYRSFYGELDSTHPKGEAGGPPTTRESELKLRLRLVEEEANILGRKIVELEVENRGLRAELDDLRGEAEGSGGSGCGAMGGAGSDQTELRQQLQLVEDEAELLRRNLADVEDQNKRVTTELNKLRFKAHEGGGRHGGGAAGGGVDAAKAEALQEELKAARLQINDLSGKVMQLQYENRVLLSNMQRYDLASHLSLRASPRDSDAESDAGGRRESDEDSNSSRLVPPHRKREGPVGGESDSDEVRNNNGSSRCLTPTRGLYTPTGPEGAAASSSSSSSSALARFLPGGRCGLRERQHVTDIRAEAERLARTVDRLIADTAAVISEARVFVSNGDLMFGRGGEDGGEEDGSRIREHELLYRINAQMKAFRKELQTFIERLEVPRLEDRGDEEPLSMFQPIILLILILVLFSSLSYATIFKLVFLFTLFFVL